taataccAAAAACCCAAAACCAAGTAGACCCTCAAAAAGCCCAATATTGAAACATATCAAGTTAGGAATTCAACGATGACTGTAAAACGTAGCATCAACTGTTTATACACACATCTTCAGCACTTAGCCGTGCTCTCAAAAACAACTCCAAAATCATCAAATGCACATTGAGATTTAGTCCAATAGAGTGACGATGAAAGAATGATTTTACATGGTTGTCATCACTTAGaaactttatttgttttcaagCATAATTTTTCTTCGCTTTGTGCTTCATTTCTCTTATTGTAAGAATATCTAATCACTGATTGTTGTCCAATTACATCCAAATTTGTTATTCATgtaggattttttatttttttgtttttgtttttaattctattaGTTAAtctcacttaaaaaaaaaaaagaaacaaaaaggagaAGTACATAATTGAGCATCTAAAAGTGGCCCCTTCTCAATGGCTAACtttatcttcaaaatattttattccaTTTATAAAGCCAATCATCCAACCTACCAAACTTTATCTTCAATATTGTCCATTAACCCAACTTTTTTATGCCTTTAAACATCAAACTCATAAACTCATGAAATGCAATTAATTCCCTTCTTCAAcctcccctctctctctctctctctctctctctctctctatatatatatatatagtcataaTGGATTCAgatccaaacccaaatcaagaTCCGAAATGGGAAGGCAGGGTCCAAGCCAAGCTCAGAGGTCCAACAGCAGAAGAAGCATGGTCTCTCTTACAAGGGTTTTGCACCCTTGATAAGTGGGTCCCATCCATCCACACGTGCTACAAACTCGAAGGCCAAGAAGGCCAACCGGGTTGCATCCGCTATTGTGCTGGACCCGTTAACAGATCCGATAACAACCGCACTATCGGATGGTCCAAGGAGAAGCTAACAGCATTTGACCCGTTAATCCGGAGCTATAGCTACGAGATCTTGGAGACCAATAAAGGGTTCGGATCCTATTCGGCGACGATCCGGGTGGTTTCGGATCCGGGTGCTTGCGAGGAGGATAACGGGTGCGGGTTGGAATGGTCCTTTGTGGCGGATCCGATAAGGGGTTGGACCCGAGATGAGTTTGTTGAGTGTTTGGAGAAGATGGCCAATGAGGTTGCAAGAAGGGTTGAAGATCAAGTTAACAAGTgataatttaagaataattttttaaatttattgtcACTAAAATATTTGCATAAAGGGTTGATATTCTAGTGAGAATATGGATTTGAACTTTAGTTAGTTCATATAAGATGGGTGTACTGTGTTTAGAAAATAACTTTACACATTTTACACATCTTTGATATGACTTAtctattttagtttaaaataattattaatttttaattacttgTTAATAATGCATGTGTTTCATTTGTATCATCTTGAACCTTCTAAATCTGGTCTTATCATGCAGTAGTTGATagaatattatcattattataaaatattatatttataaaaaaactcaatttatgtaaataaattaaaaaaggaagatattagaaatattttttattgaatttttaatgtTACTCGAGAATATtgatggttttatttatttattattttttatatgtatgtataaaagATGACTAAATATTTGTGAATACAATGTTtggttttaaaacaatatttagatatataataatatcttatttttctttttagatatgaagtttttttttttggctaattaaacacttaaaattttaagataaaaaatagtaaagtaAGGGAAGTGACATGTTTTTCCACTcataatgaataaatatttaaaattaaaaaaaaaattcaatctaCTTCAgtgatttttcatattctctTTAGTGAAAAGTCCATGgctatttttcttgtcaaaaataaataattttatcaccTCCATTGTCACAcatgtcttattatttattttcatctgTAATCTCTAACCATAAAACTCAacaattatgaataaaaattttgacAAGAACACTCCAAAGAGAAACACCAAATTTGGATTCCATGCACCTCATCACTGCTAACAGCATAGAATGGGCTGCCATACTCATTGCATGCACATTCAATTAGTACTTGAaactttataaattaattatattatcaaaatttcaaCATGAACAAATTGAGACAAAAATAGAGTACATGCATATACATGGGAATATGTGACTACGGAGGAGCACTTATCTGACCTTATCCTCTTGATTAGGGGCTAAATTAACTACTTTTATTAaggattaataaattaatttaattatttagtggCATGTGATTGAGGCTAAGGTATGTCCCCTTCCCATATGGACCCATGTATATGTACCTTTGTAATTTGAACATGATTGGCACACACAACTATGCTTGCAAGAAGCATAATGGGATTAGATAATTGCTTCTTGGTCTTGGATTTTCCCATGAGCACATCcacattattgttttatttttatttattcattcattttttttaacttaaagaaataaaaagtaagAAAGTATAATTATATTCCCCAACAAAAGACTAACTTTTTGACATTACTGTGAGGGATGTTGTTAAATAAGATCATATGGACTCTTATTTCTTGACCACAACTAAAGGAAAatgctaaaaaacaaaaaaaatgaaaaaaatgtgaaattgtcttgatttttatttaattctattttatatacattgattatatatatatatatatatattcaaaatcttgaATGATTAAAGGGGCACAATTTTTCTCCTATTGCAGAATTGTTGacaacctattttatttttatttatttttatatttgtaaataagttttaaaaaaatgatgaattagTTATTATAGCATAGAATGTAatactattataaaaaaacatatattgcaCACAAACTTGGATTTCCACCCAAAAAAAGGGTCAAGTAGAGATGGTTGTCCATTGCGTATATGCACATATAAACTCTCCATCAATTAGTCAATGTgagattaattttaaaataacaataaaaaaatctaaacctCTCTAAATGAATTTgtctaaattttctaaataaattcatGTCAAAACATGACTATTATTACTAATAGGATTAGTAGCGGctacaataataaatttatcatatttttaaaaaccacatAAATTAtacatcaaaattttaaaatcacataaaacaaaaaaaaatcacaacataAACCCATTTGATTTAAGTAATTATTAGAGACACTAACATGAGAAGTGATAATGTTTAAATTCacgttaaaaaaattaattcaagaaTGATGTTACACTCTCTTCACATGTCCATGAGGCGCATTCGAggcatcaattaatttatgtaCGCATGCCTCTTGACATGTGCCTCTTGACATGTGCGTGTTTGttgtatttgtaaaaaaaaaaaatgcggGATCATacatataacatataaatattttcttaaaacagaaaaacacagattaaaaataatctaaaaagatTTAGAATTAATGTTAGACCCCAAAATAAAAAGccaaagaaaatgaaacaaaaagagCTTCTTCAAGAGCAAAAAAAAACCACAGAAGCACATCAAACCCCTAATCAATAACAAAGCTACAAAATTAACTCTCcaactaataaattaaattaaaaaaaaccatactTCTCTCTAAACCACCTGCTAAAATTCAAGCCCAATCCGGCGATCAATCAAGAACTCATCACCACCTCCGGCAGCCGTCATGGCGGCGGCGCCAGAAATCAGATTCTGTTGTTGTCTCATCTCCTTCTGACGCCGGAGCTCAATAACTTTCCGGTGAGAATTAGAGTGTTTAGAAAGCACGAACGTAGGGCTCGCCGCCGGCCTGTATTCCGGCACCAGTCTGCCGGACTTGTACCTAACTCCACAAGCATTGCACAGCGTCTTCGGCCCCAACGGCCCCGTTCGCCATTGCGGCGTTCTGTCCGTCGAGCAATGCAAGCACTTCCTCCCGTCCGACGCCGCCAAGCTCGGCTTCTCCGGcgtctctcttctcttctttccttGCTTTTTGGTTGCATTTCCGTTATTGTTTGGGACCAAGAGCTCGGACTCACAAGAAGTCGATGTTGATGGTGAGATGACGAGAAGGCTTGAGGACCACGCCGTCGACGCCGCAGCACGAGACCTTTTGCTACGTGCTTTGCCGGGGACTGACGGTTCCGGCAAGAAAATCCCCGGCTCCGGCGTGCCATGGTTGGTGTTCATCCCGTTTGTTTGAGCTTCAGTTTGGACCTTTGTGCCGGAAATTAGATGGAGTTTTTCCAGGTCTTCACTCGAGAACGATTCTTCTACGAAGTTTGATAACCATTCCAGCTCTGCCAACTCTTCGTACTGTCAATCAAATTgttaacaaaaaccaaaaaaattttcgTTTTTTATGGTATTTGGTTTCATGAAAGAGCGTGAATTCATTACTGGTTCACAGAGATCCCCGCAGAGAAAGTTCGGCCATGCGTTGACGTCGCTGGTGAGCTTTGAGTTCGGCCCTCCTGCGTTCGCGGTGGCGACGGTGGAGGATTCCGATGAGTTCACTGGTTCCGCGTCGAACACGTTCTCATCGTCGACTGTGAAGAGCACTTTGTCGTCGTTGTCGTCGTTGGGGAAATCGAGAAGCTCGTCGACGATGAAGTGCTCCTTCACGAGCTTCTCCGGCGAAGATAAACCACCGCTAACGCACTCGCTCTCTTCCATTTCGTTTTGgtttgaaaacaatgaaaacgaAAACGAAGACCGAGTTTCAATAATTTCCAACTCGTTCCTTCAATTTGGTTCTGTTTACGTTTTCAAGCGAGAATGAAGAACAACTGAAGATGGAGGACagttatgtaaataaaattaaagtaaaattaataaatgagccGCCGGGGAACTGGAGTTGTAATAAAGTTGTACGGCTGTTaaaaaaagagattaaaaattaaattattgagAAATTAGTGAAAAATCGAAAACTAGAAAACGAGGAAAACTCGGGGAATCAATCCAACCCTTCTCCTTAAGAACCGATCTCCGGGTCGCTATGGCCGTGACTCGTGGAGTTCCCTCCGgattcttctctttgttttcatttctagggtttcttgtTTTCACTTTGTATGTCGGGAAACGCGTTTCTGGCGTTTTTACTGGAGGTTTgcgtttttttttaacactctTTGCGCCAGCGGTTTTTTACTGTCACGATGCGGAGAGATGAACTGGGATTTATCGGACGGTTGTGATTAGTCCACATTTCACGATGCGGAGAGAGTTAGCCATTGGATCCCGGATTAGTCTACACGTGGCAACATCTCCTGGGGAATAAGTCAGATGCTAGACCGTGTCACCCGGGTTCGGTCTGATGACTCGGTTTCTGGTtcgaaattattattattattattattattttaaaaaaaatttacttgcattgaaaggaaagaaaaggaaaggagTTACTAGTGTGCTGCTATTTTCTGAGATCGATATTTTAGCTTttctttatcatatatatatatatatatatatataaattattagtatatattatattgagACTAATTGATGACACAGTGAGGAGGGGCACGTGAGTGGATGTCAGCAAGCATGTGAGGGTGGTGACACTGCCACGTGCGAAAGGTGGTCAACGATTTCAATGGTTGCGTGTCCGCTCAAGCACGTTTCTCTTCCGCACGTGCGCATCGGAACAATCCACGTCGCGGTCACGAACTGGGGGTGCCACGAAGATGATAATAATCTTTGCATGTTCGCCGATGCTCCAAATTTCTCAAAGCCATCATCGGTGTTTGGTGTTAAGTCAGCACATTGAAttttctctatttaattttaaattttataaagctTACTCTGTGGGGGtctttaatcatatatatatatatatatatataaaatatagataaatcatgtgtattaattaaaaaaaatacaaaaatatatatatatatatatatatagtagataTGAAAGagcaataataaattaaaaatgaaaaacaatagaatATCCAAGTTAGTTTTTGTACTTTTTCACTATACATTTTTagtcattatattttaatttaagctTTTTTAATCTCTTAATTctttaaataaatgcaattaaGTTTTCCAAAACTTTGtactaatcataaaaataattaatttttttacacaattcatccataataataattataatgtgcacaatttttgaaaaaaatatagtattctTTATCTTTTGTATGAACCATATTATATATGAACAATAAAAGTTATTAATTGAGCATGTTCAAATGAGTAGATGAGGgatttaattgtatttatttaaagagtagaaaaaaattaaaaaaagcttgAATTAAAGTAGGaggactaaaaaaatataataaaaaaatatgagaactaatctagatatttaaaaaaaaaattataaattataaatttattggaGGAAAGCCTAAAACAGCTACTTttaattatacattttattattcaAGAGTGTCATCGATTCACgcaaatacaataataattgcAGAAAGGAAGTGCATCTGATCCCCATACTAAATTGGGTGTTTCTCAGTGACCAACTGGTACAGTCTTTGAACACTTACTAATTGGGGAGATATTGAGAGTAAtgctattttataaaaaatatattgatagaagaatttaaataaataaattcatgtaATTTATGGCTAGTAATATAAAACCGGTTAACCCGTTAACCCGGATCCACTTGAGATCTGGGTTTTAAACCCGTTAGCCCGAATCCGCGAAGAGGGTTTTTCTGAAACTCTTTTGGGGTTTCTCTTTTCACTGCTTTCGGTTTTCAGCGAAGATAATGTTTCCTCCTCGCCGGAGTTCGTCGGAGCAGCCCTCGAGAAGTGtacgtcttcttcttcttctccgttgagcttttctatttctttgtttCTATTGTGAATCCATGGTTTGCGTTGTaggatttcatattttgtctaACATTGATCTCTTTCTTTCCCTTTCTCGCTCTCCCGTCGCCAGAGAGAGGAGCCATGGCTCGCCCGTGGTCTCAAGCCGGAGAATTTTGTTCCGGGACTCGTAATCGGATTCCTTATGGGCCTGTTCCTTGACATTTCGGCGTCCTATCGAGGTCACAGTTTGAAAGGTAGAACGCTGTCCAAGCAGCTGAAGACAGCTTCAGATGGCGGCGGTGAGGAGCTTAAGATGGTACCCTTCTTTTCATTGCTCCTCATGTTTCCATCTTTTTTGGTCCTCGTCTCAAACTATTCTGTGCAGGTGTTAGTAGTTAGACAAGATCTCAAGATGGGAGCTGGCAAAATTGCTTCTCAATGTGCTCGTAAGATCCATTAGTTACTGAAaagatctttttttttcctcattccTATGACATGAactttgtttttatcatttttatatccATGCTTTGTGTAATTTGGGAATGTTGTTGGTTATGATCTTTTAGTTATTTGTAATgtggtttattttgatgttgCAGATGCCGCCACAGGCATGTATGCAGATTTGTTGCAAAGGTGCTAACTTTTCTCTAATAGCATTTGATGTCTGTTGCTTAATGCTATTTCTATGTTTATGATGTGTAGTTTTCCAGTTAGCATTAATGCATCTACAAAGATATATAGACATCCTGTCATCTAACCTTTCTAGCGGAATATTTTGTGACGGAAAGCAACTCATTGATTATACTCTCAAGTTCACTTGAAAATGAATAACAACACTATCCAACGAGAAAGAAATGATCTGGATTAATATATAGCTCACCCAGGTCAGATAGAATGTCATTGCAGTCCTTAGAAAATCGATACACTAGTTGAGTTATCAAGTTGTTGGAAACTTGAAGCAAACAATTGAGAAAATTGTACTTTATTATTGCATtgcttataattttatttttgagttgaaATCATTTGTTTAAAGTTCAAACCTATAAAGAACAGCTTGAGTAGCGATACTTTGACTCTTTCCCTCTGCTTGTCCTGCACTCTAGCTGCTAACcaaatatttcaagaaaaaattagCCACATAAGATAACTATTGTAGACCAACCTATATTCCTTGGTTCACAGGATCACAAGCTACTCAGGTGAACTTATTTCTCGATGTTCTCCATTTCTCTTTTATGGGCTGCTTTTTGGATGGTAATTATGATAAGTCCCTATGTgctgattatgtttttttattacagCCAGCGATCTTTGTTGAGACAGTGGGAAAATAGTGGTCAAGCAAAAATAGTTCTCTCTTGCAAAAATCAACAGGAAATGTTAGTAAGgcatcttattttcttttctttcactttATCTAAAGTTTTAGAAGTAAATAgaatattattcataattttttctgAGGTTTCCTTTCATGTGCCCTTGCTAGGAATAAGCTGAAGGAAGCAGCTGATCGGTGTGGTCTCCCTACATTTGTTGTAGCTGATGCAGGGCGCACGCAGGTTCTTGATTACTGTTTAAAATTTGAATGCCATATGGCACTACCTGCCTATTCTTGCACCTGTTTGATTCTTTAACAAGCTAACATCATCAATCTTCATGTCTTTTGCACCGATGTCAATGTCATGCCTGACTTTTGTTCTGTGTTGTTGGTTTTCCTTAGTGGattcattttcatatttaattacaGCTTAAGCAACAATTTTTTTCCCGGTCCATATTCTGATGCTATGATTAATGCTTGTTGATGAATGTAGTTTCATATGATCAGTTCTGATGCACCCTTCTTTAACACCATTACTTTTGGTTTTCCAGACACCTTAGGTTCTACTTCATGTGGCACTTCATGctatttgatatttaataatagccTGTTCAAAATCTTATGTTAAGTACATTTTCCACAGATTCTAGCTGGTTCAAGGACAGTTCTTGCTATCGGGCCAGGTATCTGTCTTggatgtatatatttttgtccCATTTATGCCCTCATTTTGTGTGCATTGTATTGGGAAGGCCTAACTTGTAACACTTTGTCAGTTAACTATGTATGCTAATGACAGATTCTAGTTTTATTTAACTACCTTAATAATAACAGAAAGtgtaatagtatttttttatgtacGGCGGGAAGGACATGTCTCTTCAGTGAGGCACAGTCCATGAGCATTGTTATCTCATAGGTGATAGTGCAACATTTTAATTGCTTTGGTCAACATTTTAAGTGCTCTCATTTTCATATGACCTACATCTCATCACCAATTGTTAATGTATTATTGGTGTTAAGACATGACAAACTACAGAAATAATAGATGGGAATAGATACTTGTACCATGCCAAACTTGTTTTTCTTATCTTGTTGCTACCCATCTGAGACTGAGGTAAGAACGAGAGAAGTATTTGCTACACAAGAACCCAAGGTGGGGGTGAACTTTAGAAGGCTAAGATATCCATACTGTACCCAACTAGGGCATCTGTACTTCATTACCTCCCAACCAGAAGCCTGTGAGCACCACAACTTAAATTTGCCCTTCCTGCCATCATGTTGTCAAATTTTCTAAGAGCAAGCAATTACTCTAGAATACCTCATCTTAAAAATGGGATTGTTGACGAAGATGTAATGATGTCAGTAGTAATGACAGCAAACATTTTGTTCCCACAATATCAACTGTCATTAATTGATTGCCCAAAAGTTTCTTTAGATACTCAAGAAGATAACATTATTTGGTCTAGAAAGATGTCTAGAAAAGATACTTTCTTTTCTGCTTGGTTGTTCATTGAACaaaatcctatttttaattatcaactGACTGATAATTTCAAGCACTTTAGAAGGACACATCCCAATTGTCTAAATGTGATGTTTCTGCATTTATTATCGATTTCTTCTTGTGAGGGTTTTTAAAGAACAGCTAATTCATTAAATATCTCCTAGCAGGGCGAAAGAGTCTTATTGACTCCGTCACCGGAAAATTGCGCCTTCTTTAACAATAGTGGTGAGAACACTGTTTTGCCCCTCTTAATGCAATCTGTCTTGCCATGATCAAAGGATTTTTCTGCTTACACTCTCTATTTATGTTTGCTTGTGCCATGTGGAAGATAAGGAGTGCTTGTCCAGGAAATATAAAATCTTCTTTATCTAATGCTGCAAGcatgatgaagaagataaaaacaaaattggtGAAAACTTAAATGGTGAAAAAGGCAATGCTAATTGCTAATTGAAAGATGCAAACCAATGGCATCAAAAGATTCATGTCCAAGATTGTTCTACATCTGATGAAGAGTCAAACAAGTTTGATGAGAGACACTTTTGCAAGCAGAGGTTGAGACCTTGGCTCTAATTTCAGTGTAATAGTCTCCATGTTTGAACTAATTATTGTGTTCTTCTTTGGATCCAAAGACAAATAGAGcttgttattataattttgcCAACGTGTCTTGCTAGTGTTTGTTTAACCAGGTTTCAAGGAGCTGGTGGAGAAGTCCGTGACACCATAAGTGATGGAGAGTGCCTACCAAATCCCTTGGCAGTACTTTATTATGTTTATAGAGTTTATCATGCCCCTTGCTCTGCACCTGTTTGTTTGTAAGTTTAGGCTATAGTCCAACATAGGTGACATTTAGTTGCTTGTGTGTGCTTTTGTTGGGACTAGAGCTTCAAACTCTTGACTAACATAAGCTTCCAACAAGTCACAGGTTTTAACTTTGTTTTTCCTTGTGAAATTTGTGCTCTATGTGGATTCTTGTGTGACTTGTGAAAATTGTCCTCTTCTGACTAGTGTATGacctcttcttctccctcttaTTCTTTTATTCCACAatcaatactttttttttttttaaaaaaaagagaaaactaatCTTCCAGAATCATTACctatttatttatcactttgaacTGTTGAAGTTTGGAGGATgataattgtttttgttttttgtttttgtttttttttcatgtgagAGGTTAAGGTATTAATTTTCTGGCACAACATTTGTGAAGGTTGGTGATTTGTTCAtgttattaaaaagaaaactttcatgtattttgatatatgactttatcttattttaatggttttggtttaaataattattacgtTAAAATGCTTTCATCTAATATATCATGTTTGTTTTCTCTTGACatcataatttaatttgaacAACTAAATTTCATAAAAGGGTCAATAAGAATCTCTGTTTTTGGGAAAATGTAAGAAAAACCATGgagtaaatataaattttatttttattaatatattttaaaaattactatctacaaaattatcatgtaatattttttttacaaacataataaatttatatatagtcATGGCAGGACATTTACACAGATCTAAAATTTGATCTTCAAATCATGATTTGGGCTAATATTATTGggttatgaattttttttaacatcatgtaataattaaaatgtcATATGTAATGATACaatgaaaaagtttttttttaattttttttatttactagtGAAATTTGATCgcttttctcatatatatatatatatatataatcatagtttttttttttaatgaattt
This genomic window from Dioscorea cayenensis subsp. rotundata cultivar TDr96_F1 chromosome 20, TDr96_F1_v2_PseudoChromosome.rev07_lg8_w22 25.fasta, whole genome shotgun sequence contains:
- the LOC120251802 gene encoding peptidyl-tRNA hydrolase 2, mitochondrial isoform X2; protein product: MFPPRRSSSEQPSRSREEPWLARGLKPENFVPGLVIGFLMGLFLDISASYRGHSLKGRTLSKQLKTASDGGGEELKMVLVVRQDLKMGAGKIASQCAHAATGMYADLLQSQRSLLRQWENSGQAKIVLSCKNQQEMNKLKEAADRCGLPTFVVADAGRTQILAGSRTVLAIGPGRKSLIDSVTGKLRLL
- the LOC120251802 gene encoding peptidyl-tRNA hydrolase 2, mitochondrial isoform X1; protein product: MFPPRRSSSEQPSRSREEPWLARGLKPENFVPGLVIGFLMGLFLDISASYRGHSLKGRTLSKQLKTASDGGGEELKMVLVVRQDLKMGAGKIASQCAHAATGMYADLLQSQRSLLRQWENSGQAKIVLSCKNQQEMNKLKEAADRCGLPTFVVADAGRTQILAGSRTVLAIGPAGRKSLIDSVTGKLRLL
- the LOC120251803 gene encoding lachrymatory-factor synthase; translation: MDSDPNPNQDPKWEGRVQAKLRGPTAEEAWSLLQGFCTLDKWVPSIHTCYKLEGQEGQPGCIRYCAGPVNRSDNNRTIGWSKEKLTAFDPLIRSYSYEILETNKGFGSYSATIRVVSDPGACEEDNGCGLEWSFVADPIRGWTRDEFVECLEKMANEVARRVEDQVNK
- the LOC120251801 gene encoding GATA transcription factor 9 encodes the protein MEESECVSGGLSSPEKLVKEHFIVDELLDFPNDDNDDKVLFTVDDENVFDAEPVNSSESSTVATANAGGPNSKLTSDVNAWPNFLCGDLCEPYEELAELEWLSNFVEESFSSEDLEKLHLISGTKVQTEAQTNGMNTNHGTPEPGIFLPEPSVPGKARSKRSRAAASTAWSSSLLVISPSTSTSCESELLVPNNNGNATKKQGKKRRETPEKPSLAASDGRKCLHCSTDRTPQWRTGPLGPKTLCNACGVRYKSGRLVPEYRPAASPTFVLSKHSNSHRKVIELRRQKEMRQQQNLISGAAAMTAAGGGDEFLIDRRIGLEF